In Melospiza georgiana isolate bMelGeo1 chromosome 8, bMelGeo1.pri, whole genome shotgun sequence, one genomic interval encodes:
- the VDAC2 gene encoding voltage-dependent anion-selective channel protein 2 — MGGPGSPGSCGTPAAGGRTGVSFTSPSSAQSCSSAVCRTTAPPRDRPEPTCPDDRPQPAQAAPMAIPPAYVDLGKPARDIFNKGYGFGLVKLDVKTKSASGVEFTTSGSSNTDTGKVNGSLETKYKWAEYGLTFTEKWNTDNTLGTEIAIEDQLAKGLKVTFDTTFSPNTGKKSGKIKSAYKRECINLGCDVDFDFAGPAVHGSAVFGYEGWLAGYQMTFDTAKSKLTRNNFSVGYKTGDFQLHTNVNDGSEFGGSIYQKVSESLETAINLAWTAGSNSTRFGFAAKYKLDPTASLSAKVNNSSLIGVGYTQTLRPGVKLTLSALIDGKSINAGGHKLGLGLELEA, encoded by the exons ATGGGCGGCCCGGGCAGCCCGGGGTCCTGCGGGACGCcagcggcgggcgggcggaCTGGTGTCTCCTTCACTTCGCCCTCCAGTgcccaaagctgcagcagcGCGGTCTGCCGCACCACTGCACCCCCCCGTGACCGGCCCGAGCCCACCTGCCCCGACGACCGGCCACAACCAGCACAAGCAG CTCCAATGGCGATTCCTCCAGCATATGTAGACCTTGGCAAACCTGCCAGAGATATCTTCAATAAAGGATATG GCTTTGGGTTGGTGAAACTGGATGTGAAAACAAAATCTGCAAGTGGAGTG GAATTCACAACATCTGGTTCATCGAACACAGACACTGGAAAAGTGAATGGAAGCTTGGAGACCAAATACAAGTGGGCTGAGTATGGTCTGACttttacagaaaaatggaacACAGATAACACTCTGGGAACAGAAATTGCAATTGAAGATCAG CTTGCCAAAGGCTTGAAGGTGACATTTGATACAACTTTCTCACCAAATACGGG aaagaaaagtggTAAAATTAAGTCAGCATATAAACGTGAATGCATAAACCTTGGCTGTGATGTTGACTTTGATTTTGCTGGGCCTGCAGTCCATGGTTCAGCTGTCTTTGGTTATGAAGGCTGGCTTGCTGGTTATCAGATGACTTTTGATACTGCCAAATCAAAATTGacaagaaataatttctctgtgGGTTACAAGACTGGAGACTTCCAACTGCACACTAATGT CAATGATGGTTCCGAATTTGGTGGGTCAATTTACCAAAAAGTGAGTGAGTCTCTTGAAACTGCTATAAACCTGGCTTGGACAGCAGGTAGCAACAGCACTCGCTTTGGCTTTGCAGCTAAGTACAAGTTGGATCCCACTGCTTCTCTTTCA gcgAAGGTGAATAATTCTAGTCTAATTGGAGTGGGTTATACCCAGACCCTGAGGCCAG GTGTGAAGCTTACACTGTCTGCCCTGATAGATGGAAAGAGCATCAATGCTGGTGGCCATAAACTTGGTCTTGGCCTGGAACTGGAGGCTTAA